The following proteins are co-located in the Deinococcus radiopugnans ATCC 19172 genome:
- a CDS encoding TetR/AcrR family transcriptional regulator, whose translation MEGDTHPELHPQTRRHLRNTRKLRAAALQEFTAHGLHGTKVSSIVAAAQLTQPSFYRTWPSKEAAYEELIAQTLDTWHHVAEGILSGRPTLSLEQRLGGGVQRLYATLTQDMALTRLVLHDPTSNSGRRLPFISIYSRAFEAAQRDGHVATLMPAESLAQMYAAITERFFFARLYANQKSMTATVKEVTRLLLPTLQPAASPLMHEEVDP comes from the coding sequence ATGGAGGGCGACACCCATCCCGAACTTCACCCACAAACGAGGCGTCATCTGCGCAACACGCGAAAACTGCGGGCGGCAGCCCTTCAGGAGTTCACCGCACATGGGCTGCACGGCACCAAAGTCAGCAGCATCGTGGCTGCCGCACAGCTGACCCAGCCGTCGTTTTACCGCACCTGGCCCAGCAAAGAAGCCGCCTACGAGGAATTGATCGCTCAGACCCTAGACACCTGGCACCATGTGGCTGAAGGGATTCTGTCAGGGCGTCCCACGCTCTCGCTGGAACAGCGGCTGGGCGGAGGAGTTCAACGGCTATACGCCACACTCACTCAAGACATGGCCCTGACACGGCTGGTTCTCCATGACCCCACCTCGAATTCAGGGCGACGGCTGCCATTCATCTCAATCTATTCGCGGGCGTTTGAGGCTGCCCAACGGGATGGGCATGTTGCAACCCTGATGCCCGCTGAAAGCTTGGCGCAGATGTATGCCGCCATCACCGAGCGTTTCTTTTTCGCCCGGCTATACGCCAATCAAAAGTCCATGACCGCGACGGTGAAGGAGGTCACGCGGCTTCTGCTGCCGACCCTTCAGCCCGCCGCCTCACCACTCATGCACGAGGAGGTTGATCCATGA
- a CDS encoding pyrroloquinoline quinone-dependent dehydrogenase, translating to MKKGTLQLGLGLCAALSLGSALAVTGPSQDQLNNADNATDSWLMYNKGYKAQRYSPLDQINSGNVAQLKQVCTYETGDDGGFQVTPQMYNGVLFFTQANRTFAIDARTCKALWVNKYMMDTSSVLTTNRGVAIADGVIYRGTPNAHLIALDAGTGKLLWDTKVDDSTVGYFLSSAPIYSNGKVFIGDAGADWGIKGKMYAFDAKTGNKAWQFDMIPTGSEFGADTWKRSESTVTGGGSMWTSYTLDTDTNQLYISVGNPAPDFAAQYRPGDNLFTNTVTVLNADTGKYNHHYQQIPNDDKDYDTSAAPVLYTVDGQKRMAVATKAGWLFGYNEDDKSQVFKQAMIKVDNQEKPTTREGQRICPNYSAGSQWSGPSYNPDMKVLFNNAVDWCGVVKLGEVRLIKGQLFFGGSMQLDPANKAIGSTVAYDAATGKPMWRYDLQGVRIVGGVTSTGGNLVLSGDMDGNFYALDAKTGKMLFKDNIDKAPIGGGVSTFDISGKQYMAVAAGNTSKGTAGVKNPGARIVVYSLP from the coding sequence ATGAAAAAGGGAACCTTGCAACTTGGATTGGGACTGTGTGCCGCACTTTCGCTGGGATCGGCGCTGGCCGTGACTGGCCCCTCGCAGGATCAACTGAATAACGCAGATAACGCCACAGATTCCTGGTTGATGTACAACAAAGGCTACAAGGCACAACGATACTCCCCGTTAGATCAGATCAATTCCGGCAATGTGGCGCAGCTCAAACAGGTCTGTACTTACGAAACCGGCGACGACGGCGGCTTCCAGGTCACGCCACAGATGTATAACGGCGTGCTGTTCTTCACGCAGGCCAACCGCACCTTTGCTATCGACGCCCGCACCTGCAAGGCGCTGTGGGTCAACAAGTACATGATGGACACCTCCTCCGTGCTCACCACCAACCGCGGCGTGGCCATTGCCGACGGCGTGATTTACCGGGGGACGCCCAACGCCCACCTGATCGCATTGGACGCCGGCACTGGCAAATTGCTGTGGGACACCAAAGTCGACGACTCCACCGTGGGCTACTTCTTGAGCTCCGCCCCGATCTATTCGAATGGCAAAGTCTTTATCGGCGATGCCGGCGCAGACTGGGGGATCAAGGGCAAGATGTACGCCTTTGATGCTAAGACCGGCAACAAGGCTTGGCAGTTCGATATGATCCCCACCGGCAGCGAATTTGGAGCGGACACTTGGAAGAGGTCGGAGTCCACCGTCACGGGTGGAGGCAGCATGTGGACCAGCTACACCCTGGACACCGACACCAACCAGCTCTATATCTCAGTGGGCAATCCTGCACCGGATTTTGCGGCGCAGTACCGGCCAGGTGACAACCTTTTTACCAACACCGTGACTGTGCTCAACGCCGACACGGGCAAGTACAACCACCACTACCAGCAGATTCCCAACGACGACAAGGATTACGACACCTCCGCCGCGCCAGTGCTGTACACCGTGGATGGTCAGAAGCGGATGGCGGTGGCGACCAAGGCAGGCTGGCTGTTCGGTTACAACGAGGACGACAAGTCGCAGGTGTTCAAGCAGGCCATGATCAAGGTAGACAATCAGGAAAAACCCACCACCCGCGAGGGTCAACGCATCTGTCCCAATTACAGCGCCGGATCGCAGTGGTCAGGCCCCTCCTACAATCCGGACATGAAAGTGCTGTTCAACAACGCCGTGGACTGGTGTGGCGTCGTCAAGCTTGGCGAGGTTCGGCTGATCAAGGGACAGCTGTTCTTCGGCGGTTCCATGCAGCTGGATCCGGCCAACAAGGCGATTGGGAGCACGGTAGCCTATGACGCAGCCACCGGCAAGCCGATGTGGCGCTACGACCTTCAGGGCGTTCGCATCGTGGGCGGCGTAACCTCGACGGGCGGGAATCTGGTGCTGTCGGGCGATATGGATGGCAATTTCTATGCCCTAGATGCCAAGACCGGCAAGATGCTGTTCAAGGACAACATCGACAAGGCGCCTATCGGCGGTGGCGTATCTACCTTTGACATTTCCGGCAAGCAGTACATGGCCGTCGCTGCTGGCAATACGTCCAAGGGCACGGCCGGCGTCAAGAATCCCGGAGCCCGCATCGTCGTCTACAGCCTGCCGTGA
- a CDS encoding c-type cytochrome yields the protein MNKILLALTAGLLGPALAATPAYTKAQADAGAKVYKAQCAACHGAKLNNGGAPKLAGTDFLKKWSQNTLDDFFFIESHTMPQTNPGGLKESEYLNALAYILQENGFKPGKDALAVKNLKSYTFKK from the coding sequence ATGAATAAAATTCTGCTCGCCCTGACCGCTGGTTTGCTGGGACCTGCCCTGGCCGCCACCCCCGCCTACACCAAGGCCCAGGCCGACGCCGGGGCCAAGGTCTACAAAGCGCAGTGCGCCGCGTGTCACGGCGCGAAGCTTAACAACGGCGGCGCCCCCAAGCTGGCCGGTACGGACTTCCTGAAAAAATGGTCGCAAAACACCCTCGATGATTTCTTCTTTATCGAGTCGCATACCATGCCGCAGACCAATCCAGGGGGCCTTAAGGAGAGTGAGTATCTGAACGCCCTGGCCTACATCCTGCAAGAAAATGGCTTTAAGCCCGGAAAGGACGCGCTGGCTGTCAAAAACCTGAAGTCATACACCTTCAAGAAGTGA